In the genome of Polaromonas vacuolata, the window TATCGCCAGCTTGCGCCCATTGCAGTGGACTAATGATTAAAAATAGCGCTGCTGTTAACTTCAATATTCGCATTATTAATTTCATTTCATTTCAAAAAAATGGGGCGATTAAAAAACCGCCCCACAGCTTGGGTTGCCCAGGCCTTATCAGTTGGAGTAGGTCACGCGGTAAATTGCGCCAGCATAATCATCAGAGATCAGCATAGAGCCATCCTTGAGCATGGCCACATCGACGGGACGACCAATATAGGTTCCAGTTTCAGGACTGAGCCAGCCTTCTGCGAAGACTTCAGATTTCTCACCCGAACCATTTGGTTTGAGTGAGACAAAATTAATCAGCGCGCCGCTGGCTGGTGAGCGATTCCAAGAGCCATGGGCCGCGACAAAAATACCGCCTTGGTATTTAGCCGGGAACATTTTTCCGCTATAAAAAGCCATGCCGAGCTGAGCTTGGTGTGCTGGAAATTCAACTTCCGGAAAAACTGCATTAGCCGGCTCTTTCATGTCCTTAAGGTCTGGCGCGGCGGCACTGCCCGCCACTTTGTAATGACCATTCCAATACGGATAGCCAAAGTGTTGACCGACTTTAGTCGAGCGATTGAGCTCGCCGGGTGGAATTTCATTGCCAAGACCATCGGTCTGGTTGTCAGTCCACCACAAGCTGCCGTCTTTCGGGTTGAAGTCTTGACCAACAGAATTACGCACGCCGCGGGCAAAGATTTCCCGGCCGCTGCCATCCATATTCATACGTACGATAGCGCCAACACCTTGACGATCAAGCTCTACGTATTTGTCAACTGGTGGCACATTAAACGGCTGACCGACGGTGATGTAGAGCTTGTTATCCGGGCCAACTCGGCAAGTGCGTGCGCCGTGGTTGTAAGACTCGAATTCGACCGGAACGAGTTTGCCTTGTGGCACGATTTCGCCAACAGCGACATCCGGGCCTTCATAGAAAAACTCAGCCGCAGGGAAGCTCAGCACTCGGTTGTGTTCAGCAATTACCAGCACACCGTCTTTAGTCCAGCAAACGCCATTCGGATTTTTAAAAGACAGTGAGGGTGCGAAAGCCTTAACCTCGGTGGCTTCGCCGCCATTATTTCTATCGGTCACTGCCCAAACTCTGGTCTTGCGGGTGCCAACAAACAGCATATTCGTCGATGGTGCAACCGCCATGTGACGGGCATCTGGCACTACCGCGTAGAGATCAATCTTAAAGCCCGGTGGCATTTTGATTTTCTTCAGATTGGCGCGCAACGCGTCTGCATTTTTTCCGGTTTGCGGAACTAATGGGATATCTAAATCCGTAGTTGCCACCTTCATTTGCTTCAAATTGCTAAGCGTGCCATCTGCACTTTGAGCACCCGCTTGCATAGCGAATACGCAAAGGCTGCTTAAAAAAGCAACCCGGATTTTTGTTAATTTCATTTTGTCTCACCTTTTTTATTTAAAAATACAAGCTAGCTATTTACTGGAAATACTCACCAACAGTTATCTTATTCAAAATGTAAGTTGATGATCTAAGCCAATCCCAGTGAAAACCCTTAAGCAAAGGTGAAAACACGCGTTAATTTGTAACTATTTGCTCGTATTTCTAAGTGCTATTTTTTTCATACTTTTGTGGTTCGTTAGGTCTTAACAAAGTGATGGTCAGCATGGTTTAACTCCACTTAAGGCACACGGCGGCTGATGGCAGCTTGAACATGCAAGGCGTAAATCAAGCCAGCGAATAGGCACTTGTAAGGAGATGACTGGTTTTAATAGGCAGCATTGATGCGGTTTGCTGTTAGGCGATGGTCACTGGTTTCGCGAAACGCATTGGCAAGTTGCCGCGCTGCATTCGCATAGACCAGCACATCAACACCGACCGCTACAAAAGTGCAACCCAGCTCAAGATAACGGCGAGCCAGTGCGTTGTCTGAAGTCAGCGTACCGGCAGCCTTGCCCGAAGCGACTATGGTCACAATCGCTGCCTCAATCGCCGCTTGCACCTCAGGGTGTGCCGGGTTGGAGCGGTGGCCCATTGACGCAGCTAAATCAGCCGGGCCGATAAATACACCGTCGACACCGTCTACCGCACAAATTGCCGCTAGATTTTTGAGCGCTAAAACACTTTCCGCTTGAACCAGTAAACAGACTTCGCTGTCCGCTACATCCATGTAATCGCTGCGCGCGTTCCAGCGCGAGGCGCGTCCCACGGCACTGCCCACACCCCGAACGCCCTGCGGGGGATAACGCACTGCCGCAGCCATAGCGCTGGCCTGCTCCGCAGTCTCGACCATGGGAATGAGTAGCGTCTGCGCGCCAATGTCGAGTAACTGCTTGATCAGCGCCACATCACCCTCAACAGCTCGAACAACCGCATGCGCCGGGTAAGCCGCTAAAACCTGTAGCTGAGCCAGCGTGCTGCGCACATCATTGGGTGCGTGCTCACCATCAATCAGCAGCCAATCGAAGGCTGCGCTGGCGCTGACTTCAGCCAGATAAGCATCAGCCATGGATAACCACAATCCGATTTGTGGACGACGCGCTAACAGCGCTGATTTAAAAAGATTACCGGATGCCATGAAGTGTCCTTGTAAAAATCACACAGCGCATTGCACGCAAGTGATTCGATTCATTGTCACCTAGCTTGATTTCTAGTTATTCTATTGCGCACAATTCAAATGACAATGACTGCGCGCGCGCCACCGCACCAACAAAACCCGCTGGCAATTGCAGATCAGAAAATTGACACGATTGAATTTTCAAGTCCAAAGCAAAGCGCCATTCTTCCAAACCCAGCCCAAGGCATTTCAAGCCAGCTTCGATGCGCGTCCACTCATGGGAGAAAGCGATCATTTGTTCCGCCGCTTTATTACTCGCTATACGCTTATAGGCGGCTTGGCCCAGATAGTCTTTTGCCAGCGTGTGCCAATCGAAATCTTGCGGTACTTGCATCAAGTCGACTCCAACCGGCGCTGACCAGTCCAGCACCGCAATAGATAAACCCGGTTGGTGGCTAAAAGATAAAAACAGCTTAGGCAAAGGAGCCGGCATCGAAACGTGCAGCGGCTGACCAGCAATAGAAGCAATAGAAATTGCGCTTGGCGCAAGTTTGTAAAGCGCCGCTAAAAATGCTGTGACTGCCGCACGCAGTTCAATCCGTGCGACCTCACGCTTAGCGCTTTTGGGCACAGCCAGACTAATCACCAACAGATCTAGATCAGGTTTAACAGCCTCAATCTGCGCAATCGATAAGGGCCAAGAATGAACGGTTAGCCGCTCTACAAGCATGGCCGCCGAGAGATTCAAAATTGCGCCGGAGCAGCCGGGCAACCGCGCCAAGCACTGGCCGCAGGAATCACTTCACCCTTCATGACCAAAGTCAGCGCACCTAATTTTGCGTTGTCCACGACCACAGCGCTGTAGAGCACGCAGCTGCGAGGCCCCATATAAACGCGGCTGCCAATAGTGACGTGATCGACCTTCATGACTCGGTCTTCAAACAAATGGGTTTGCGGGCAAGCCAATGCATTCAATTCGCTGTAGTCGCCAATTTTTACGCAATCGAACTCAGTGATATCGGTGGTGTCAAGATAAACGCCGCGCCCAATCTTGGCGCCCAACAAGTTTAGAACTAGCGGCAGCCACGGCGTGCCGCGCAGATAGCGCAAGAAGTTAGGCACGGCAATTCCTTCATAAAGATTGGTCACCGCTTCTGAGAACCAGACGAACGGTGTCCACATCGGTACGCTGCGTTTTTTGTAGCGAAACACCAGTAACCACTTGAGCATGGCAACGAAGAAGAACGTACCTATGCCGTAGGCCAAGCCAGCAATTGCCAAGTAATAAACCACGCGAATCCACAAACCATCAGAGGCCAAAGGCATGACGCCCAGCACCACAGTAAAACCCACAGCGATCACAAAGGCGTGCGGCGTGATGATGCGAAACGCCTCCACCGTGCCGCGTCCTAAGCGGCGCAATAACGATGGATTAAAGGTCAGGTGCTCATCGAAACATTGCACTGCTTCGCGCGCTGGCAAATTAATAGGCGGCGAGCCCAACCATGTATCACCATCGCGCATGACGGCGTTGGCTGGTGCCGAGGAATGCACACCAATCAATACATTTTCTGGCAATAAAGTGCCATCAGGAATGTAAGCACCGTTGCCAACAAAGCTACGCCGAGAAATCACGGTCGGCCGTAGCGTCATCCAGCCCGCATCGATTTTCTCGTCGCCCAGCATGACGGCGTCCGCAATAAAAGACTCGTCACCAAGCGTGAGCATATCGGGCACCAAGCCGAGCGCGGTGGATATTTCTGCGCCTCGGCCGACTTTGGCACCCAATAATCGATACCAAAATGGCGCGTAAACAGTGG includes:
- the hpaI gene encoding 4-hydroxy-2-oxoheptanedioate aldolase, whose translation is MASGNLFKSALLARRPQIGLWLSMADAYLAEVSASAAFDWLLIDGEHAPNDVRSTLAQLQVLAAYPAHAVVRAVEGDVALIKQLLDIGAQTLLIPMVETAEQASAMAAAVRYPPQGVRGVGSAVGRASRWNARSDYMDVADSEVCLLVQAESVLALKNLAAICAVDGVDGVFIGPADLAASMGHRSNPAHPEVQAAIEAAIVTIVASGKAAGTLTSDNALARRYLELGCTFVAVGVDVLVYANAARQLANAFRETSDHRLTANRINAAY
- a CDS encoding 4'-phosphopantetheinyl transferase family protein — protein: MARLPGCSGAILNLSAAMLVERLTVHSWPLSIAQIEAVKPDLDLLVISLAVPKSAKREVARIELRAAVTAFLAALYKLAPSAISIASIAGQPLHVSMPAPLPKLFLSFSHQPGLSIAVLDWSAPVGVDLMQVPQDFDWHTLAKDYLGQAAYKRIASNKAAEQMIAFSHEWTRIEAGLKCLGLGLEEWRFALDLKIQSCQFSDLQLPAGFVGAVARAQSLSFELCAIE
- a CDS encoding PQQ-dependent sugar dehydrogenase; the encoded protein is MKLTKIRVAFLSSLCVFAMQAGAQSADGTLSNLKQMKVATTDLDIPLVPQTGKNADALRANLKKIKMPPGFKIDLYAVVPDARHMAVAPSTNMLFVGTRKTRVWAVTDRNNGGEATEVKAFAPSLSFKNPNGVCWTKDGVLVIAEHNRVLSFPAAEFFYEGPDVAVGEIVPQGKLVPVEFESYNHGARTCRVGPDNKLYITVGQPFNVPPVDKYVELDRQGVGAIVRMNMDGSGREIFARGVRNSVGQDFNPKDGSLWWTDNQTDGLGNEIPPGELNRSTKVGQHFGYPYWNGHYKVAGSAAAPDLKDMKEPANAVFPEVEFPAHQAQLGMAFYSGKMFPAKYQGGIFVAAHGSWNRSPASGALINFVSLKPNGSGEKSEVFAEGWLSPETGTYIGRPVDVAMLKDGSMLISDDYAGAIYRVTYSN